Within Planococcus citri chromosome 2, ihPlaCitr1.1, whole genome shotgun sequence, the genomic segment tgatttgCAAGTTGAGGAAGTTTAATTTCACCCGAAAAattcatgtaaaattttcattttgatttgaaaaaacgaaaaaactgatttttgagttgaaaaaacgaaaaaactgatttttgagttgaaaaataaaaatctagaatatatcttcaattttctaatgctttaaataatttttttttacgattctcAGCAACTCAATTTGAAATGATTGAATATCCAATGCAAACCCGTTCCACAAAGTTGAATTATTAAATTCCACCCACATACCGGAACCTGATCTCTAATCTGAAATCTATGCTTGTTTTTTTCTCTAGAATATTTGCGAATCCGAAACGCCGCGATTAGAATTCAAAATGCATACCGAGGTTGGAAAATAAGAATAGAATTTTTACGTAGAAGACGTGCCGCCATCGTGATACAGTCCTGTTTGCGTGGAATGTTCGCCAGAGAGGTTCGTCGTATGATTCATTATAATAATACTGTATCTAGGCGTATAACCTCGGCAACTGGCAACACTTTATACCCtggtgaattaattttttcacatttcttaGGTCGCTACGGCATTACGTGAAATGCGTCGAGTCGAAGAGGAAATGCGTAAACGTGAGAGAATGGaagaagagaaaagaaaagccGCCGAGGAAGAACAAGCCAGCAAGGAAGCACAAGCCAGCAAGGAAGcggaattgtaaattttactttgacGCTAGTTTACTCGGTGTTGTTTTACATGCAATTTACTCCTATtatttttatgcgaattttacAGAGTTAAAGAAGAGGAGGAAATTATCGCTTTGGCTGAACAATTGAATTCTCGTTTGGAGAAAACCCACGACTCGGTCGATTTAGATAATTTATTTGCGTTCTTGACCGATGTGCAAGCTGGTCGTAATCATATTATTGATCAtattggagaaaaaatgaaggaaTTAGTTACCGATATAGATATGGAGgtgagaaaaattggaaattttgaataattttttcgattgttttttttttttgactatttatTAATTCGATTATTTTCTTGTTCTAGTTGGAGAATGTGCTGCAACAAGAAATCGAAACCATCAACTCGCAACAAGAAAACTCGAGATTATCACCTCCAACCACCTTGGATCTGTCGCCCAAGAATACCAATAATACCAAATCCGCCAAAGGGCCTACTTTGCCCGAGCCAAATtgtcctcctcctcctccaccacctggaaataaaacttcaaatgaACCTATTTACGAAGCAGTGTTACCAAGAGACGAAGGTACTTCACCTCCACCGTTACCAGCACCACCACATAAACTGCGACCCAAAAGTCCTGGCTTGgagagaatccaaaaatcagaaaaagcaTCTCCTGTTTTGAATGGATCGCCGAGGCAGAGCAGACCCAGCTCGAGAGGATCTAATGCATCTGCTGTAAGTGACCGTTATAGTGTAGAAGTTTATCAAAACGTGTGGTTTGCGTTTGtgtgtatattttttatgatgaatttttccttCGCAGAATGCTCAACCTGCACCTTGGAGATATAATGAACAATTGGAAGAATTCGAAAAGGAGCAGAGGAGAAGGTTGCGGGTTGAAAAGAAATTGCAAGAGTTAGTTGTAGAAAAACAAGAGAGAATTGTCGAAAATTCCGAAGAACTACATCACGATATTGTCGAATTcgctcaaaattatttcaatactcatgaaaaatgtttagatggtaaaatgaaaattttttatgatttttttacgatCTTAAAAAAAGTGAGATGTTTTAGCATCATTTGTACTGATCCTGTGAACATTTTCAGGTACCATAATGGCAACCCTCACTCGCAAAAGGAAATCAGTAGATTTCATACCTAAATACGAAATGATCACTTATTGTAAAACTACCTCAATTCCTACCTCTCATGTACATATGTACGATCCTGACAACATCACCATTGCTTGCAATATATTTAGAGTAAGTTGAATTCAGCTTATTCCAGATTTCTGGTTGATTCAGTCACTATGTCGTTATTAtgtgaaattaatatttttcaggaCTTGTGTAAATACATGAAAGGTGAAATAAAAACCGAATCAGAACATCAAATCATCCAAACCATAATTGGGTTTGGAATCGAACGAGAAGAACTCAGAGATGAGATCTACGTCCAATGTATGAGACAAGCTACCAATAATCCTAGTCTCGAAGCTACCGAAAAAGTCTGGCTTCTTTTGTGTTTAGCAGTGGTTGCTTTCCAAccatcaaaattattatttaaagtaagatacagttttttttcctgACATAAGgatcttctgatttttttttttacttatctGGTATGTTCTTTTTGCAGTActttatatcatttttgaagaaaaacatacAATGTGACGGTAAACTCAGACAGTATGTACAATGGTGTCTAGATAATTGTAAAAATACCAAAGTGTCTTGTAGAAAATTCCCACCATCGACTGTTGAAATTGCGGTAAGTTTTGAACTCAAGATTACAAATATTTAGAAAGTCTCGAACGAGTCATTAATTGAATCATATTTTCAGGCAATGCGACGCTTAGGAACCATTGTATGCAGATTCTTTTTCCTCGATGGTCGAACCAAAGCTATCGATATACATCCTACCGACACAGCCAGTGATGCTGCATCCAAATTAGCTGATAAATTAGGTTTGCAGAATTTGGATGGATGGGCTATTTACCAAAGTAAAGCTGAAGGAGAAGAACATGTCAGAGGACACGATTATCTGTACGATGTCATTGCTGCTTGGGAAATGTAAGTTTTGAGAAGTGTTGGCTGGAAATTCGATCGATTCGATTTCAACGAAAGTTTAATTCCAAAGAGAACATGTTTAAGAACACTATTAACTACAAATTCAAATAccttgattgatttttcaattttttttttttttttgagaatttttattttttaggcaTGTGAAATTTTAGCTTAGGAggttttagaactttttttttcaacttttcaattcgttgaatttgaatcggttgtttgaaaagcttcaagagtggatttaatttttttttccttttgactTCACAGGAAACAGAACAAACAATTGCAGAACTCTTTTTCAATGCTACATCGTCGAAGTAGCTCAGCAACTTTAACGAATGGAGAGAATAAATTCATATTTAAGAAAAGATTATTCAGAAATTCAAGAGAAATTTGTCAAGATCCCGTTGAGATCAGTTTACTTTATGCTCAAGCTGTATATAGCGTTGTAAAAGTAAGCTCTTGCACTGcaagaatatttttaatgtacctacctaattaaaaaaagaagtatttGAGTAGCCCTAATCTTATGTGATGATTTCAGTGCGACGATTTCCCAATCAATGAAAAAGTTGCTGTACAATTGGCGGGTCTTCAAGCTCAAGTATCTTTAGCGGATCCGAAAGATAACAGACTGGATTATTACACCGATATTGATACATATTTACCATATAGAATAAGTAGAAGCAGAGGAGATGATATATGGGTAAATTATACaatcaaaattcgtaaaaaaaaaataaaccaagtCAATGTGAGAGATCTCATTTGTTGGATTTTTCTCAGGTATCGATCATTGCACAAGCGCATAAACAATATGGTGCTGGAAAATCCGAACTAATTGCAAAGATTTTATACCTAACTTGTGTCATGCAGTATAAATTATACGGATCGACTATTTTCCAAGTTACTTATCGAGGATACTGGTCCTATGGTAAATAtaccttaaattttttttcgaaaatgaatttgacGTCAGagaattttaatgatattttattttcaggaaaTACTCTGTTTCTGGGAGTAAACTGCGATGGACTGATATTAATTAAACCTGAAGATAAACTCGTCCTATATGAATTTCAATATCCTGAAATCGAATCCATATTTTTAGACCCTAGTGACAGTTTCCTTACTATTAACCTAATACGTCACCATAATGATAACGGGACTCAAAAATGTTTCGTTTTCGAGACACCCCAAAAGACAGAAATTGGATCACTGATCGTCAGTTATTACCCTGCATTGGCTAGTTGgatcactgaaaatgaaatagcGGTATGAGATACTAAATATATTAAATTTCAGGATTTTCAAAGGTTCGAATTATATCTCTAATGTGAAATTATTTCTTTCAGACTAAAATTGTGACTGGTGAAGATAGAGCTAGACTTTATCGCACCTTAATGGAATGTAGACGAACACTGATCGATAGTGGAATTCTCAATAAACCTCAAGAAGGTGCTGGTAAATTCTTGAAGAACACTTTAAGAAGGTAGGTATCCCAAAACCCTCgttaaattgattttcttttgataaatttcacaTATTTGAGTTTTATTTATTGCAGATTTAGTAAAAACAGattggaaaaattatggaaCGAAAACGGTTTTGCTGAATTCAGCGAAACATATCACGGATTCGCATTTTCCTATTGGGCTTTTACTAGGCAACCCCTTCAACAAAGCATATGCAAGTTGCAAGAAGCCGATGACGCATTAGCTGTACAAATCTTCACTATTCTTCTGACTTACGCTGGATTATGCCAGAATGGTGTGTAGTTTTTTAGGCTTTGAcacaatttaatgaaaatttccctATAATATACAACGATTCGTCATTTTGCAGGAGAAGTAGCTCGTCGAACCGAAGAAGAGCATATTTCCCTCATACAAAGTATTATGGAGAAAGCCATGCGAAAAGACGCCCTTCTATGTGAACTATACATGCAACTTATCAAACAAACCACCGAACATCCTGATCCTAATTCTCGAGTGAATCTACGCCACTGGGCAGTTTTATCTCTAGTCTGTTCTGTGGCCTTACCTCCGcataaaaatatacgtaaataTTTACTGGCTCATTTACGTAAATGTGCCAGCGATTATTTAACCGAAGAAGGAAAATACGCCAGATTTGCCGAAAAAGTACGAGTCTCAGAATTTTAAACCTTAAACTCTATGCCAGTTTCTGATTTATTTACtaatttctgtgtttttttacaGTGTGTTTATAAAATGCAAGGCACTAGGAAAAGGCAATGGCCTCCTTCGCGAGAAGAAATTATGTGCACGATTAATAGACGACTGATATATGCCAGGTTCCATTTCATGGATGGTCAATATCATGCTATTGAATTCCACCCTTCTGCTTCGGCTGAAGATGTTgtacaaattattaaaaataaaattggtctCAGAGAATCTGCTATGGGTAAGTTACCAATATTCCggatatgaaaaattatttctacaCTTTCCTGTTCCGCATCTCTAATCAAATATATTCCGCAGGTTATGCTATTTACGAAGTACTTGGCAACTCCGAACGTAGTCTTTTATCCGATGAAAAAGTAGCCGATGTCATGTCCAAATGGGAACATTACCGAAATGCCAACTCAGTCAGTACAAATGGCACGATGGGTAAACCGGCTCGAAAACAAAGCCATCTGTTCCTATTCAAAAAACATTTGTTCCTTGACCAATACATGGATCTGGATGATCCTGTGGAGAAAGAATTACTCTATCATCAAGTCCTACATGGATTACGTTCCGATAGATTCCCAGTTACTGAAAACGAAGCCGttagtaaaatttttcttcaatttttcatatccttttttcttgcattaaaaattttgtatttttccgcAGATTATGTTGACTGCGTTACAAGCCCAAGTAGAGTTGGGTGACTTTGTCGAAGACAAAGAAGACTATAGAGCAGTAGCTGGACACTGTTTACCAGCCAGATTGGCAGCCAATATTTTACCAGAAGCTGTAGCAATGCATCAGCAAAGTTTAAGAGGCATGTCAGCTCCGGAAGCTAAAAAAGCCTTCTTGAATCTGATCAGAAGCTGGCCCCTTCATCGAGCGACTATTTTCGATGTCATGGttagtacatttttttctttcaagaatAGAATGCGATTTTGTTTCGATTTTAACGTAATATTTTCTCCAATACAGCAATCTTTCACGTCAAACTGGCCTAAAGTCTTGTGGCTGGCAGTGGATCAAGTAGGATTACACCTACTTGAGCATCGTTCCAGGAACGCGTTGTGTAGCTACGAATACGATAGCATTTTGAGCTACAGTCCTGCTGTTAATTGCCTCATGATAATCACTGGAAGCGAGAAAAAACAAAGCAAAGTCATTTTAACAACGTCACAGGTTAGTGATCTTCATTATTACTACATACACATGCACTAATTTAGTTTTTGGCATTAGTATAAGTAAGGGGTCGCAAAGCAACTTATATTCCCATCACATCGCTTGAACGCTTGTAGGctagaaaaatgatttaaaaattatgactcATGAAGTTGATTTACTCCTATAGGCATTTCAAATTGCCAATTTAGTCAAAGAGTACACCGAAGTGTTGCAAAATGTGCCCAAAGAAGTGAAAAAGAGGGAACCTAAAAGAAATGGATCTGCTAGACCTGTCAGCATCCTACATAAACCAGTCCCCGTCATCGATGCTAGTTCTTAAATCATCACTTCATCGTTAGTATTTATTTTAAAGGAGATATTGATAATATCTGCTCCTTTTCTGATATtcctattacctatacctattacatCACGTTGGACATCTAATTTTCTATCCTGGTTTATATTTTAATGGTACGTACAAAGAAAACCCTACATTTTGATCTCTTCCTTCACGTCCTATCTTCCATTTTCTTCCTTATTCCGTCTGCATTTTACCAAAGTGACATTTAATCAATCTTATCGTTATCATAGACTGGCATTTACATTATGTCTTCCTCGAAGGGTTATGATTTATAAGATGTATTATAACTTAAAAGAAGTTATACGTAGCCCTATAATGGGTCGAATTTGAATGAAGCAAATTTAATTTCTAACTGATCTGGAGAAATCGTATTATTGAAAAAGTCTTCCTATTTGAACATCGTTTTCGATGATATTCCGCACCCCAATCATACGTGGGTTTGATTACCTAAATTAAACAATTCACGAATTCGTATTCTCGAAACGTCAACGGTTGTTACAATTTCCTTCGGAGGTCCCCATTTTATTTCCTtgatggaattaattttttaaaaaaaggagggGATACATTTGTGCTAAAATGGAAATTACCtagtattatttttatacctatacctacttataacgTACAACTAAATgacaaatgaacaaaaaaaaaacgaggaacaAGTTtccgattttttcgcatttcgaCGTATAAGGTCGACTATCGAAGCTTTAATTTAtactttaccaattttttaatatttatttttacattatagTTTTATACGTATTTACATTTACAAGTGTAATTTGTTACTCGATTTGTATATATGgggttattaattttttaattatgcgTACGCTTTTGCATAATACTCGTCATTCATtttggatttgtgtttttgcaaaaatggtatctagtcgaaaaaaaatgttatcatctAAGGTATTtagcatttttcattattttcattatgCTTTCCAAGTTGATAATTGTTACTGTTCGCtacattgaataaaaatttgagccaGTTGAGCAGGTAATTATTTCGATGTGTGATTTTTAAGGTTCACTATCACATTGCTGtagtttttagattttcatttttggacttttttgggaatattttttgaactctaaaatggctgaaattacggttttttttcgactttcatCTTCcatgaagtttcaaaaaatcttttggGACTATTTTAAATTACCCTACTTAAAGTGgaactttgaaagtttttttaaaaacgtttttagatttttgttttcattggcCTCggattgaataaaatttcaaccaaatatGCAGGGCGTACTTCATTGTACTTAGCTTTCAAAACTAATTcaagaaaataggtacctacttgatcgacaatttttaaaaatgtatgctTGTTGATTTCAATTGGgttcttcaaaaacttttcaaaactatTTAAGAGATACCTgctaaacatgaatttttttaaaaaaaagaaagctgGTTCCAGTTATAATTCCAACTAGTGTTgtcttgaaaaattggattttggccaTCACTCTTTTCAGTAATCGAAGTcatttaaacatttgaaaaattcttagtGAAGTTCGTTTTTAACCTTTCTagaaactcattttcaaaatgggatatTAAAACCTCTGGGGGTAAGCAGTTTTCGCAAAGGGAGTTATAGGTATTAGTTTTATGTCTTTGAGAAATCATTTCTGAGcaatgttttcgaaaaaaatcttcattataTTCAGcatataaatattttaaaaattaataatcagttttaaatgaaaattttcatcagactAAATACAACACGCATTCACGCACTTATAAAAGTTACATTTCTTCGTCGCTATTTTCAAACTCGAATTTATTAAAATCGAGCTCTTCTTCAAAATTCAGCTCACGAATATATAACAACTCCAGAGCACCGAggtaaaaaccgaaaaattgttgaattcgTTCTGTTGCTGAACAACACCAAATATATCCACCAGCGTGCGcaaattttcttttcagttcATCTTCACACGAATTTTGCCCACAGTATtcttttatcgtttttttcctGGCCTCCTGTTCTCCGGTATGATTGCTCATTAAGAAAGCTACTCCTTTAGTAGCCGTCGATGAGATCTTAGCTTTTGGAAATTGTATTACCATACAAATCCAGATATCTGGCGTTGGTATGTACATGTGTTCTTCTTGTGGAGCGAATGTTACTGTTTTTGGTTCTGTTGGTGGTAATCGAAAAGCTCCAGTGTATATAAGGTGGGAATGGTATATCTGCGATGAAATATTTCGATAATTGAGTGTGATTACAGTCTTCAAGATATCTTAATGtgggaagaaaaaaatacctaccattgATCTACAACCTTTTAATATCAAGTCAGTAATCTTTGTCCAAAGTAATTGCAGATCTTCGTGTTGAGGCATCACATTTACATAATGATAGGTAGGCATTTTCCACAAAGCGAAAAACAAATGTTCTGGGGGGACTAGTTTTTGAGCTAGTTGCTTCCTCTTAGTTTTAGTATCAGAAGcctgaaattggaattttattttttcattatacatgctacgaaagtaTAAGTTTTCCGCCCTCCGTGCATGCTGCGAAAATGCTCCATGTTTACCCGGGTCGAAAATGAACATCTTTTAACTTTTAAAGcgctctggaggcggaaaaaagcattctacggaaaaatgaagtcgaggaaaattgtagagaattaaatttccaatcgacaaaatgccttcagtttttttctaggaagcTTAGTATTCGATATATTTACTATGCAAAAAAGGAGTCATACTCATCACTTTAACCAAAAACGGgcgtaaaacttattttcgtagcatgattaatgaaaaatatcttacaatgcaagaagCGACGACGTGAAGAATGTTTGGTCTCGTGCTTTAACTcacctcgccttcggctcggcgAGTAAAATTGCACTTGACCAAACATACTTCACTTTCGCtccttgtattgtaatatactatttcattTAATGTGAAGACTGATTGAGGATTGTAATCATGTAACTTGATTTCTCAcatctatttttaatttttaattttttttttttttttttgaaggaaacaCTTTTACACTTACTCTTTTTTCGTAAACATCCCTCtgcttttcgaaaatttcatctttgaaatgTCCATATCCGTAAGTCATCATAGCGAATGTTTTGAGGTAATCGTAATAAATCTCATTATAAGCGAATAAAGTTGGTGATATGACTTCATGTACTGTGaaaatggtagttttttttgtaaGGTGAAAGCAGAATGTATATAATTTGAGTGGTATAAATCGTTCGCATGGTAAGTCCTATTCGCAAGGgacaaaaaaataggtaggaaaaatcaattattggATGGTTATAGGTACGAGTGAATGCCTGCCTAACGAAGGTGAAATGAAGTGCACGAGTTTACCTTTTTTGGTTTGCTGAAagtgtttaaaaatgatttcttcttgtattctttttttgattttttgctcagTGGTTTGCAAAGCTGCCAACAAATGTTCTTCTTATAGAATGTCTTTAAGAATATTGGATATTCttgatacctttacctactcaTCGTAAAACTCATTGGTTGGGATGAGAACGCGTTAATTAATCTTTGTCTCAACTTATACGTATCTCAATAAGAAATAGAGAAGTAGGTATCTTTGAACGTTCTGTGTAGGTAAAaagggtacccgatatttctgtaaCACATTTCATAATTTACTCACTTCGTAAGTGAATTCGTAAATGCCTCCCTCATTGTTTGGACCACATCCAACATTTTCATCGTTTAAAATAGGAGTAGGTATTTCTTTGCATTTTAATTTCTCAGAATCACCAAAAGTTGTTTCAAACAATAATTCTTCATGGACATATACGTCGATACTGTTCaggaattttatcctcttcaggTACTTGTCCTTTGCTGggcaaaaaaatacctttctGCCTAAGTCGTCCTCGTTATCTCTTGCAAATTGCGTATTTCCCAAAAGTCCTTCCTGGTTGTTCTTTAGAGACTCTGCATTCTCGATGTGAGTTGGTGGTAGAAGCTCACTTTCGAGTTCTATCATGATCATTGGAAGAATATCCCCGGATTTTGGAAGTGGTTGTTCATTCTTTGTTGTACTTTtaccaaaccatttgaaaatatttttg encodes:
- the Myo81F gene encoding myosin-I heavy chain, translating into MGAVGVPDMTVISDIDEEGINKNLQARYSKDLIYTYTGTILVAVNPYKELGIYTTEHVFQYHGKKMGMLEPHVFALAEAAYTSLQTLDSNQSCVISGESGAGKTETTKFILQYLCTVTSDVSTWVEQQILEANTILEAFGNAKTVRNDNSSRFGKFMQVCFNNKWMIRGCIIQDYLLEQSRITFQSAGERNYHVFYQLVEGAKSNKELVEQYRLKPAEFFNYLNQSGCIRIEGVNDARKFDALRLAFSVLRIPLNMCDGIFCVLSAILWLGNTKFQDIDGEKCQLAESDKETLSTVAFLLGLQLEDVIQVTLKRQINVRGNITEIPLKLQEAEENRHAMAKALYSRTFAWLVNHINICTNPGQDSTRFLGVLDIFGFENFAVNSFEQLCINYTNEKLHKFFNHYVFALEQDIYQQEEIQFSHIQFTDNTSCLELIEKPPRCILKLLTEQCHMPKGSDTAYLNNLHSEFESHSHYIKGEDRRKWELEFGIKHYAGVVTYTVAGFVDKNRDVQQDVFFDFMSRSSNAFVQELTNYQDLLGTTVARMGNVGCTTVSRGTGKGKPTVSDTFRHQLQALVDVLQATNPWYVRCIKPNMRKASNDYNEKLVLDQLKYLGMLEIIRIRKEGYPIHLPFRDFLSRYRCVTKKKLLNSERDSVQMIMRVLMLDTKEWQIGKTKVFLRHKAYEPIEELRSKILNGKSLIIQRNWKRYVTRKEYLRIRNAAIRIQNAYRGWKIRIEFLRRRRAAIVIQSCLRGMFAREVATALREMRRVEEEMRKRERMEEEKRKAAEEEQASKEAQASKEAELVKEEEEIIALAEQLNSRLEKTHDSVDLDNLFAFLTDVQAGRNHIIDHIGEKMKELVTDIDMELENVLQQEIETINSQQENSRLSPPTTLDLSPKNTNNTKSAKGPTLPEPNCPPPPPPPGNKTSNEPIYEAVLPRDEGTSPPPLPAPPHKLRPKSPGLERIQKSEKASPVLNGSPRQSRPSSRGSNASANAQPAPWRYNEQLEEFEKEQRRRLRVEKKLQELVVEKQERIVENSEELHHDIVEFAQNYFNTHEKCLDGTIMATLTRKRKSVDFIPKYEMITYCKTTSIPTSHVHMYDPDNITIACNIFRDLCKYMKGEIKTESEHQIIQTIIGFGIEREELRDEIYVQCMRQATNNPSLEATEKVWLLLCLAVVAFQPSKLLFKYFISFLKKNIQCDGKLRQYVQWCLDNCKNTKVSCRKFPPSTVEIAAMRRLGTIVCRFFFLDGRTKAIDIHPTDTASDAASKLADKLGLQNLDGWAIYQSKAEGEEHVRGHDYLYDVIAAWEMKQNKQLQNSFSMLHRRSSSATLTNGENKFIFKKRLFRNSREICQDPVEISLLYAQAVYSVVKCDDFPINEKVAVQLAGLQAQVSLADPKDNRLDYYTDIDTYLPYRISRSRGDDIWVSIIAQAHKQYGAGKSELIAKILYLTCVMQYKLYGSTIFQVTYRGYWSYGNTLFLGVNCDGLILIKPEDKLVLYEFQYPEIESIFLDPSDSFLTINLIRHHNDNGTQKCFVFETPQKTEIGSLIVSYYPALASWITENEIATKIVTGEDRARLYRTLMECRRTLIDSGILNKPQEGAGKFLKNTLRRFSKNRLEKLWNENGFAEFSETYHGFAFSYWAFTRQPLQQSICKLQEADDALAVQIFTILLTYAGLCQNGEVARRTEEEHISLIQSIMEKAMRKDALLCELYMQLIKQTTEHPDPNSRVNLRHWAVLSLVCSVALPPHKNIRKYLLAHLRKCASDYLTEEGKYARFAEKCVYKMQGTRKRQWPPSREEIMCTINRRLIYARFHFMDGQYHAIEFHPSASAEDVVQIIKNKIGLRESAMGYAIYEVLGNSERSLLSDEKVADVMSKWEHYRNANSVSTNGTMGKPARKQSHLFLFKKHLFLDQYMDLDDPVEKELLYHQVLHGLRSDRFPVTENEAIMLTALQAQVELGDFVEDKEDYRAVAGHCLPARLAANILPEAVAMHQQSLRGMSAPEAKKAFLNLIRSWPLHRATIFDVMQSFTSNWPKVLWLAVDQVGLHLLEHRSRNALCSYEYDSILSYSPAVNCLMIITGSEKKQSKVILTTSQAFQIANLVKEYTEVLQNVPKEVKKREPKRNGSARPVSILHKPVPVIDASS